A single window of Actinoallomurus bryophytorum DNA harbors:
- the alaS gene encoding alanine--tRNA ligase, with protein MNGDAIRETFVRFFERHGHRRISGASVVPVNDPTLLFVNSGMAPLKKYFTGEKVPPAPELCNVQGCIRTKDIDDVGDRHHITYFEMLGSWSIDGYFKERAVELAHELLTGDLGLDPRRLYVTVFGGDTGLGLPADEESALAWERAGIPRDRVVALPAEDNFWGPAGDSGPCGPCTEVFLDTGEEFGPAYVPGGAFDTKQRYIEIWNAGVFMEFDKGLDGVLRPLPFTSVDTGSGLERMELALNGLDSVHDTSLLAPLVRSVQDVLGEKGEVLHHHRVIADHMRAAVAIMSDGVRPGNEGRGYIPRRLIRKCVTMAMGRHQERFDFEPIVEAVVGSLGGTYPHFATEQTAVMAAIAQERDEFGHTVRRGLDQLDKVIAQRGRVSGSDAFNLFATYGLPVEITRDLAAARGVTLDREEFDSALRRHKVLSRGVPEGGERRRLRTGDVLPAAVRGATEFLGYDTLESDGVIRTLFSGGTTVEEVEAGSGADVIVDRTPFYGEGGGQIGDRGTVRVPARPGSGGEITETVVHDGGGFLHRVEVTGGSLRVGDTVVLTVDPSARVMTAANHTATHLLGAALRSVLGPHVHQAGSLVEPQRLRFDFTHPRALTTDELTAVERLVNEWVLTDSHRHVEVMTQEEAKASGAISLEGEDYGEAVRVLSFGDFSKELCGGTHVDHTSQIGSFRIVSEQSIASGVRRVVAVTRQRAVEHSIEQASSLSEVATTLRASPKDVVSAARRLVEAARTPKAGTSARVTGAHETVVNDIPVMLAQAEGSVGGLREEARREAEERGRVVLLWNASGERKTLVVSVPKRLGDRLRADDLLANATRRLGGGGGGNAVIAQGGVDVPPTRESLLEVLTETRPG; from the coding sequence ATGAACGGCGACGCGATCCGTGAGACCTTTGTGCGTTTCTTCGAGCGGCATGGCCATCGGCGGATCAGCGGCGCCTCCGTGGTTCCGGTCAACGACCCGACGCTGCTTTTCGTCAATTCGGGAATGGCGCCGCTGAAGAAGTACTTCACCGGCGAGAAGGTGCCGCCGGCGCCCGAGTTGTGCAACGTCCAGGGCTGCATCCGTACCAAGGACATCGACGACGTCGGCGACCGTCACCACATCACCTACTTCGAGATGCTCGGCAGCTGGTCGATCGACGGCTACTTCAAGGAGCGCGCGGTCGAGCTCGCGCATGAGCTGCTGACCGGCGACCTCGGCCTGGACCCGCGACGCCTGTACGTCACGGTCTTCGGCGGCGACACCGGCCTCGGCCTGCCGGCCGACGAGGAGTCCGCGCTCGCCTGGGAGCGGGCCGGCATCCCGCGCGACCGCGTCGTCGCCCTGCCCGCCGAGGACAACTTCTGGGGGCCGGCGGGCGACAGCGGCCCCTGCGGTCCGTGCACCGAGGTCTTCCTCGACACCGGCGAGGAGTTCGGCCCCGCGTACGTCCCCGGCGGCGCTTTCGACACGAAGCAGCGCTACATCGAGATCTGGAACGCCGGCGTGTTCATGGAGTTCGACAAGGGGCTCGACGGCGTGCTGCGACCGCTGCCGTTCACCAGCGTCGACACCGGCTCGGGCCTCGAGCGGATGGAGCTCGCCCTGAACGGCCTGGACAGCGTCCATGACACCAGCCTCCTCGCGCCGCTGGTCCGCTCCGTCCAGGACGTCCTGGGCGAGAAGGGCGAGGTGCTGCACCACCACCGGGTGATCGCCGACCACATGCGGGCGGCCGTCGCGATCATGTCCGACGGCGTACGGCCCGGGAACGAAGGCCGCGGCTACATCCCGCGTCGCCTGATCCGCAAGTGCGTGACGATGGCGATGGGCCGCCACCAGGAGCGCTTCGACTTCGAGCCGATCGTCGAGGCGGTCGTCGGCTCGCTCGGCGGCACGTACCCGCACTTCGCCACCGAGCAGACCGCGGTCATGGCCGCGATCGCCCAGGAGCGGGACGAGTTCGGCCACACCGTACGGCGCGGGCTCGACCAGCTCGACAAGGTCATCGCGCAGCGCGGCAGGGTGAGCGGGTCCGACGCCTTCAACCTGTTCGCGACGTACGGCCTGCCGGTGGAGATCACCCGGGACCTGGCCGCCGCGCGGGGAGTGACCCTCGACCGGGAGGAGTTCGACTCCGCGCTGCGGCGGCACAAGGTGCTCAGCCGCGGCGTGCCGGAGGGCGGCGAGCGCCGCCGGCTGAGGACCGGCGACGTCCTGCCCGCCGCGGTGCGCGGGGCGACGGAGTTCCTCGGGTACGACACGCTGGAGTCCGACGGCGTGATCCGCACCCTCTTCTCCGGCGGGACGACGGTGGAGGAGGTGGAGGCCGGTTCCGGCGCCGACGTGATCGTGGACCGGACCCCGTTCTACGGCGAGGGCGGCGGCCAGATCGGCGACCGCGGCACCGTACGCGTGCCCGCGCGTCCCGGTTCGGGCGGCGAGATCACCGAGACGGTCGTCCATGACGGCGGCGGGTTCCTGCACCGGGTGGAGGTCACCGGCGGCTCCCTGCGGGTCGGCGACACCGTCGTGCTCACCGTGGACCCGTCCGCGCGGGTGATGACCGCGGCCAACCACACCGCCACCCACCTGCTGGGCGCGGCGCTGCGGTCGGTGCTGGGGCCCCACGTGCACCAGGCCGGATCGCTGGTCGAGCCGCAGCGGCTGAGGTTCGACTTCACCCATCCGCGGGCGCTGACCACCGACGAGCTGACCGCCGTCGAGCGCCTGGTCAACGAATGGGTGCTGACCGACTCCCACCGACACGTGGAGGTCATGACACAGGAGGAGGCGAAGGCGTCCGGCGCGATCTCCCTGGAGGGCGAGGACTACGGCGAGGCCGTACGCGTCCTGTCCTTCGGAGACTTCTCCAAGGAGCTGTGCGGCGGCACCCACGTGGACCACACGTCGCAGATCGGGTCGTTCCGCATCGTGTCCGAACAAAGCATTGCCTCCGGCGTACGCCGCGTCGTGGCGGTGACCCGGCAGCGCGCGGTGGAACACTCGATCGAGCAGGCGTCATCGCTGTCGGAGGTGGCCACGACACTCCGCGCGTCACCGAAGGACGTGGTGTCCGCGGCGCGCCGCCTGGTCGAGGCGGCGAGGACACCGAAGGCCGGGACGAGCGCGCGGGTGACCGGCGCCCACGAGACCGTGGTGAACGACATCCCGGTGATGCTGGCCCAGGCCGAGGGCTCCGTCGGCGGCCTCCGCGAGGAGGCACGGCGCGAGGCGGAGGAACGCGGCCGGGTGGTCTTGTTGTGGAACGCCTCAGGGGAGAGGAAGACCCTGGTCGTCAGCGTCCCGAAGCGCCTGGGCGACCGCCTGAGGGCCGACGACCTGCTCGCGAACGCGACCCGGCGCCTCGGCGGCGGAGGCGGAGGCAACGCCGTCATCGCTCAGGGCGGTGTCGACGTGCCCCCGACCAGGGAGTCGCTGCTCGAGGTCCTCACCGAGACCAGGCCGGGCTGA
- a CDS encoding STAS domain-containing protein produces the protein MDFAIAHHLEGEIAVVEVSGWIEISSAPQLRDTLIGLIDEGHLHLVLDLSPAVFLDSTGLGVLVGLLHRLRSRDGSLAIAGAKGRVYQTFQVSQLTQILTLTDTVEDAIVAVNTGVASTSSPLGERD, from the coding sequence ATGGACTTCGCCATCGCTCACCACCTCGAAGGCGAGATCGCGGTCGTGGAGGTGAGCGGCTGGATCGAGATCAGCTCCGCACCCCAGCTACGCGACACTCTCATCGGGCTCATCGACGAAGGCCACCTTCACCTGGTCCTCGACCTGTCCCCTGCCGTCTTCCTGGACTCCACCGGTCTCGGTGTCCTCGTCGGCCTGCTGCACCGGCTGCGCTCGCGGGACGGCTCTCTCGCGATCGCCGGCGCCAAGGGCCGCGTCTACCAGACGTTCCAGGTCAGCCAGCTCACCCAGATCCTCACGCTCACCGACACGGTGGAGGACGCGATCGTGGCGGTCAACACCGGCGTCGCGTCGACGTCCTCGCCGCTGGGGGAGCGGGACTGA